One window of Mycolicibacterium rufum genomic DNA carries:
- a CDS encoding helix-turn-helix domain-containing protein, translating to MALESGIARNQLIQMEHGRRGVLIERLCDVAEALGVSVTEIVIDDPKEPGRQRPRG from the coding sequence TTGGCGCTGGAATCGGGCATTGCGCGCAATCAGCTGATCCAGATGGAGCATGGGCGGCGTGGGGTGCTGATCGAGCGGCTGTGCGACGTTGCCGAAGCTCTTGGTGTGTCGGTCACCGAGATTGTGATCGATGACCCTAAAGAACCGGGGCGTCAACGGCCACGGGGTTAG
- a CDS encoding WXG100 family type VII secretion target — protein sequence MAKLEIDTAAVTQTAASVAAAASSTSSTGVSVAPAAADPVSTAVAQTLQARCSAITGFSTYAEAITGARGGMLTSSAATHDEQEQSNAASLRGSGGGEAGPISAPSVPNLPVPMIPTVSAPQLGPPPTNGKDIATLLHGGPGPAGLHSAADQMRSHASALQDAARQLQSGSAAVHTDWQSDAGDKAAQRIQELSQWYERHGEAATTAAAALESHADSYSRARANTPTPEQFTDTENRLRQAAAANANPANLGRYAPVVAALQTELGVLHAKATAQYADYARSAGSPSLVGPPLEPPPRPGSPLAGQDDHGNVDPAAWKKGDKRHYPIVRGPNGLGPSQPADGPGWVEIGPRSGNFVRPDELPNLTIKNPGDLGPPPFSDANGNRHGWMELVPGSGAWVPDDEFPNAQIKPPGALGPFGHEEYLPGSGIWLPREDLIPDPRDPSPPGYGQTMPASFTQPAGFATSAGDGWGDETEAEMEVPFGWVQDWTGKWSPPIHDPGGAMGGGGGGRAPI from the coding sequence GTGGCAAAGCTGGAGATCGACACCGCCGCCGTCACCCAGACCGCTGCTTCGGTCGCGGCCGCGGCGTCGTCGACCTCATCGACCGGTGTCAGTGTGGCCCCTGCGGCCGCGGACCCGGTCTCTACGGCAGTCGCCCAAACTCTGCAGGCGCGCTGCTCGGCGATCACCGGATTCAGCACTTACGCCGAGGCCATCACCGGCGCGCGAGGCGGAATGCTGACCAGCAGCGCCGCGACCCACGACGAGCAGGAGCAAAGCAACGCCGCCAGCCTGCGGGGGTCGGGCGGCGGGGAGGCCGGACCGATCTCGGCGCCGTCGGTGCCCAACCTGCCCGTGCCGATGATTCCCACCGTGAGCGCTCCCCAGTTAGGACCGCCGCCGACTAACGGCAAGGACATCGCAACCCTGCTCCACGGCGGCCCCGGACCCGCCGGGCTCCACAGTGCCGCCGACCAGATGCGCAGCCACGCGAGCGCCCTGCAAGATGCCGCAAGGCAACTGCAAAGCGGAAGCGCCGCGGTGCACACCGACTGGCAGTCCGATGCCGGAGACAAAGCCGCACAACGGATTCAAGAATTGAGTCAGTGGTACGAGCGGCACGGCGAAGCGGCCACCACCGCCGCTGCGGCGCTGGAATCCCACGCCGACAGCTACTCTCGCGCTCGCGCGAACACTCCCACCCCCGAGCAGTTCACCGACACCGAGAACCGCCTCAGGCAAGCCGCAGCGGCCAACGCCAACCCGGCCAATCTGGGCCGCTATGCACCGGTGGTGGCGGCGCTGCAGACCGAGCTGGGCGTCCTACACGCCAAGGCCACCGCGCAGTACGCCGATTACGCCCGAAGCGCTGGTAGCCCCTCGCTGGTGGGTCCTCCACTGGAACCGCCGCCGCGGCCCGGGAGCCCGTTGGCCGGCCAAGACGACCACGGGAATGTCGACCCCGCGGCGTGGAAGAAGGGCGACAAGCGGCACTACCCGATCGTCCGAGGGCCCAACGGACTTGGGCCGTCTCAACCTGCCGACGGTCCCGGCTGGGTCGAAATTGGACCGCGCTCAGGAAACTTCGTGCGGCCCGACGAACTGCCCAATCTGACGATCAAGAACCCCGGGGACTTGGGACCGCCGCCGTTCTCCGACGCCAACGGCAACAGACACGGCTGGATGGAGCTCGTCCCGGGCAGCGGCGCCTGGGTACCGGACGACGAATTTCCCAACGCACAGATCAAACCCCCCGGCGCCCTGGGACCCTTTGGACACGAGGAGTACCTGCCAGGATCGGGCATCTGGCTGCCACGCGAGGATCTCATCCCCGATCCCCGCGACCCCTCGCCCCCGGGTTATGGACAAACCATGCCAGCCAGCTTCACTCAGCCTGCTGGTTTCGCCACCAGCGCGGGTGACGGCTGGGGCGACGAGACAGAAGCAGAGATGGAAGTCCCCTTCGGTTGGGTGCAGGACTGGACGGGGAAGTGGTCGCCGCCGATACACGACCCCGGCGGAGCAATGGGAGGCGGCGGCGGCGGGCGAGCACCCATTTAG